The Fibrobacterota bacterium genome has a window encoding:
- a CDS encoding TonB-dependent receptor: HLWGIDQKGLAPDWATQNPNITRPEILNTLEAQFIYYALGSRLTINYWHQELDDYTSWFSPRTNVGDFTGNGFEYEMVSPINPMVSLWTNGAFSDNHFKIVADANKSGSGTEAGSAFQLPSNDKGEVMGVPSFTANFGADLLFASKFSISPTIRYLTRQVTAEPTNVTRKTAAGADTTVVDFNYGYADNRIFVDLAAMYENIRIPGTSMKMDARVVFKNLFNNTELMGTQWMVDSYHPQGLTWEGGIFLRF, encoded by the coding sequence ACCATTTATGGGGCATCGATCAGAAGGGCCTTGCCCCCGATTGGGCCACCCAAAACCCCAACATTACCCGTCCGGAAATCCTGAACACCCTGGAAGCGCAATTCATTTACTACGCCCTGGGTTCCCGGCTCACGATCAATTATTGGCATCAGGAACTTGATGACTATACTTCTTGGTTCTCTCCGAGGACCAATGTAGGCGATTTCACGGGAAATGGATTCGAATACGAAATGGTATCCCCCATCAACCCGATGGTTTCCTTGTGGACCAACGGAGCGTTTTCGGACAACCATTTCAAGATAGTCGCCGATGCGAATAAATCCGGGAGCGGGACCGAGGCGGGTTCGGCATTCCAACTGCCCTCCAATGATAAAGGGGAAGTCATGGGGGTGCCCAGTTTCACGGCTAATTTCGGCGCCGATCTGCTTTTCGCATCCAAGTTTTCCATCAGCCCGACCATCCGCTATCTGACGCGGCAGGTAACAGCGGAACCGACCAACGTGACCCGGAAGACCGCGGCTGGGGCGGATACCACGGTGGTCGATTTCAACTACGGATACGCTGACAACCGGATCTTCGTGGACCTCGCCGCGATGTACGAGAATATCCGGATTCCCGGGACATCCATGAAAATGGATGCGCGAGTAGTCTTTAAGAACCTGTTCAACAATACCGAATTAATGGGAACCCAATGGATGGTCGATTCCTACCATCCGCAAGGGTTGACCTGGGAAGGCGGGATTTTCCTCCGCTTTTAA
- a CDS encoding HAMP domain-containing protein yields MERMHPRESIQAKLLRSFAFQSAAVLALAFSAIMILDWHRASRDLGDMEDGIRAGLSAKGQTLTRNLSLVIRPLAEDNAIASIREIVDSLADQDPDIAYAAYLDGDMRPWAFRSKLAYGKDADMRTILRDSMALWASRARTAQSRTWMAADGEIFEFAAPIAVSSSGNQGVVRVGLDTRAMQSALRNANEHVWQNRKLTFGIFLAAAICAFVLSLTFSRFQAGRLTRPVLDLAALAQRIAGGDYDAEFNVRSEGEFALLAETFESMRRKIQAYTHKLESLVAEKVRQIGDLLENVDQGLFTFNLDLSVNPDHSARACSVLRLDRLEGKSLEEILRMTPEQARAFRDWVDVVQREHALKRWTKLSRLSPVREIILDDGKGAGYIVEIAYRKIMDTDGRIKIMALAEDVTEKRALVRRLDEEKVRHERRVKIILGVAGNGQEAISEFVKDTGRRLDSMVEALLPGEKDWKRRIFFDCHTIKGNAGGFGFEALAKSAQDLESQLANFQREPDSPFLVSVQDSLRCMDEERCKIGEVYRMLYGSLEKPSIRLDPDKVDRLMELAVKAKPSADPAAWRELVASIQTLHYRKLSTLTGKYQDLLAQAAEKLGKEADFLVEPADAEVEPALILRVDEALVHILRNCLAHGIEDPEIRAKRGKGKGCIKLSYSRTAKGGHVFSIQDDGNGIDGESLANGAVALGLITPQEAAALSPKEKIHLIFKSGLSTSPEADSISGRGQGMAIAWERVRAEDGELGVETWAGVGTRFTISLPDRQVQTAPAGILAKGFPIAT; encoded by the coding sequence ATGGAGCGAATGCATCCCAGGGAAAGCATCCAAGCAAAGCTGCTACGCAGCTTCGCGTTCCAGTCGGCGGCCGTGCTGGCCCTGGCTTTCTCCGCCATTATGATCCTGGATTGGCACCGGGCGTCACGCGATCTCGGGGACATGGAAGATGGCATCCGGGCGGGCCTCAGCGCCAAAGGCCAAACCCTCACGCGTAACCTAAGCCTGGTCATCCGACCCCTGGCAGAGGACAATGCCATTGCCAGTATCCGCGAAATCGTTGACAGCTTGGCGGACCAGGATCCCGACATCGCCTACGCGGCCTATTTGGATGGGGATATGCGGCCCTGGGCTTTCCGTTCGAAATTGGCATACGGCAAGGACGCCGACATGCGAACGATCCTGCGGGATTCGATGGCCCTATGGGCCTCCCGCGCACGCACCGCGCAAAGCCGGACCTGGATGGCGGCCGATGGCGAGATCTTCGAATTCGCCGCGCCCATCGCCGTTTCTTCTTCAGGGAACCAAGGCGTCGTCCGCGTGGGCTTGGACACGCGCGCTATGCAATCCGCCCTCCGCAATGCCAACGAGCACGTTTGGCAGAACCGGAAATTGACTTTCGGGATATTCCTGGCTGCCGCGATCTGCGCTTTCGTCCTATCCCTGACGTTCTCGCGCTTCCAGGCCGGACGCCTAACGCGGCCGGTACTGGATCTCGCCGCCTTGGCCCAACGTATCGCCGGTGGCGACTATGATGCCGAGTTCAACGTACGGAGCGAGGGGGAATTCGCCTTATTGGCGGAGACCTTCGAAAGCATGCGCCGCAAAATACAGGCTTACACGCACAAGCTGGAATCCTTGGTGGCGGAAAAGGTGCGGCAAATCGGCGACTTGCTGGAAAACGTGGATCAGGGTCTTTTTACCTTCAATCTGGATTTGTCCGTGAATCCCGATCATTCCGCCCGCGCATGCTCGGTCTTGCGCTTGGACCGTCTGGAGGGAAAGTCCCTGGAAGAGATCCTGCGCATGACCCCCGAACAGGCGCGCGCATTCCGCGACTGGGTTGATGTGGTGCAACGGGAGCACGCGCTTAAACGCTGGACCAAACTGTCAAGGCTATCTCCCGTACGGGAAATCATCTTGGACGATGGAAAAGGAGCCGGTTACATCGTCGAAATAGCTTATCGTAAAATCATGGATACGGATGGCCGCATTAAAATCATGGCTTTGGCCGAGGATGTGACGGAAAAACGCGCTTTGGTGCGGAGATTGGATGAGGAAAAGGTCCGTCATGAACGCAGGGTAAAAATCATCCTGGGGGTAGCCGGTAACGGCCAGGAAGCGATCTCCGAATTCGTCAAGGATACCGGCCGGCGTTTGGACTCCATGGTCGAGGCCCTGCTTCCGGGAGAAAAGGATTGGAAGCGTCGGATATTCTTCGATTGCCATACCATAAAGGGTAATGCGGGCGGTTTTGGATTCGAAGCCTTAGCGAAGTCCGCGCAGGACCTCGAGTCCCAATTGGCGAACTTCCAGAGGGAGCCGGACAGCCCATTTCTCGTTTCCGTGCAGGATTCCCTTCGGTGCATGGATGAGGAAAGGTGCAAGATCGGGGAAGTCTATCGGATGCTTTACGGCAGCTTGGAGAAGCCCTCGATCCGATTGGACCCGGACAAGGTGGATAGGTTGATGGAACTTGCCGTGAAGGCCAAGCCATCCGCCGATCCCGCTGCCTGGCGGGAACTGGTGGCGAGTATCCAAACCCTTCACTACCGCAAGCTCTCTACCCTGACGGGCAAATACCAGGACCTGCTCGCGCAGGCCGCCGAAAAATTGGGCAAGGAAGCGGATTTCCTCGTCGAGCCCGCGGATGCGGAGGTAGAGCCCGCCTTGATCCTGCGCGTGGACGAAGCCTTGGTGCATATCCTGCGCAATTGCTTGGCGCACGGCATCGAGGATCCGGAAATCCGGGCCAAGCGGGGCAAGGGCAAGGGCTGCATCAAGCTCTCCTATTCCCGCACCGCGAAGGGTGGGCACGTTTTCTCCATCCAAGATGATGGCAACGGCATCGATGGCGAATCGCTGGCAAATGGCGCAGTGGCCCTGGGCCTTATTACCCCTCAGGAAGCCGCCGCATTGTCCCCCAAGGAAAAAATCCATTTGATCTTCAAATCGGGGCTTTCGACTTCGCCCGAAGCCGATTCCATTTCCGGCCGGGGCCAAGGGATGGCAATCGCTTGGGAAAGGGTCCGGGCCGAAGACGGCGAGTTGGGCGTCGAAACCTGGGCCGGCGTCGGCACCCGGTTCACCATTTCCTTGCCGGATCGGCAAGTGCAGACGGCTCCCGCGGGAATCCTGGCAAAGGGATTTCCGATTGCGACATAA
- a CDS encoding response regulator, whose translation MKRKVVIVDDSKFLLSALKDFFQEGQIGEYEVVATGSNGVQAVDLYRRHRPDLMTLDITMPVKDGKTALAEILKEFPTARVLMISALTGSSVLECVKIGAKGYIEKPLRFEDEDFRKDFSETLEEVFAVSAS comes from the coding sequence ATGAAACGGAAAGTGGTCATCGTGGACGATTCCAAATTCCTGCTTAGCGCCCTCAAGGATTTTTTCCAGGAAGGCCAGATCGGGGAATACGAGGTCGTGGCCACCGGCTCCAATGGCGTCCAGGCGGTGGACCTGTACCGCCGCCATCGGCCCGATCTGATGACGCTCGACATCACCATGCCTGTCAAGGATGGTAAGACGGCGCTTGCCGAGATCCTAAAGGAGTTCCCAACCGCGCGCGTGCTCATGATTTCAGCGCTGACCGGCTCGAGCGTGCTCGAGTGCGTCAAGATCGGGGCCAAAGGCTATATCGAAAAGCCGCTTCGGTTCGAGGATGAGGATTTCCGTAAAGACTTCTCGGAAACCCTGGAAGAGGTCTTCGCGGTGTCCGCATCCTGA